The Thermoflavifilum sp. genome contains a region encoding:
- the nadA gene encoding quinolinate synthase NadA translates to MLTAVENELSTYGYLNRPIDPRINLIEEIRFLKQEKQAVILAHYYQESEIQDLADYIGDSLGLSQEAARTDARMIVFAGVHFMAEVAKIICPDKKVVLPDLKAGCSLADSAPADAFQRFREQHPDHVVISYINCSAEVKALSDIICTSSNAEKIIRSVPPEKPIIFAPDKNLGKYLMKKTGREMLLWNGSCMVHELFSVEKISRLKMRYPDAKLIAHPECEEVVLNMADYIGSTTGLLNFVGKDTGKTYIVATEAGILHQMEKHYPEKTFIPAPPENNCACNNCPHMKLNTLEKLYLCLKYEQPEILLDEELRQKAYRPLARMLEISAGI, encoded by the coding sequence ATGTTAACAGCTGTGGAAAACGAACTGTCGACTTATGGCTATTTGAATCGACCCATTGATCCCCGAATTAATCTTATTGAGGAAATTCGGTTCTTAAAACAGGAGAAACAGGCTGTAATCCTGGCGCATTATTATCAGGAATCGGAAATTCAGGATCTGGCCGATTATATCGGAGACAGTCTGGGACTTTCGCAGGAAGCTGCCCGTACGGATGCACGCATGATTGTATTTGCAGGTGTGCATTTTATGGCTGAAGTGGCCAAGATTATCTGTCCGGATAAAAAAGTGGTTTTGCCTGATTTGAAGGCTGGATGTTCCCTTGCCGATAGTGCACCTGCCGATGCTTTCCAGAGGTTTCGAGAACAACATCCCGATCATGTGGTGATTTCTTATATCAATTGTTCGGCTGAAGTGAAAGCCCTGAGTGATATCATCTGCACATCTTCCAATGCCGAAAAAATTATTCGCAGTGTTCCGCCTGAAAAGCCTATCATATTTGCACCCGATAAAAACTTAGGTAAATATCTGATGAAGAAAACTGGCCGGGAGATGTTGCTCTGGAATGGTTCCTGTATGGTGCATGAGCTATTTTCTGTTGAAAAAATCAGCCGGCTGAAAATGCGGTATCCCGATGCCAAATTAATTGCCCATCCGGAATGTGAGGAAGTGGTCTTGAATATGGCTGATTATATCGGAAGCACCACGGGTTTATTGAATTTTGTGGGTAAGGATACAGGGAAAACTTATATTGTGGCTACCGAAGCCGGCATATTACACCAGATGGAAAAGCATTATCCCGAAAAAACCTTTATTCCTGCACCTCCGGAAAACAACTGTGCCTGCAACAATTGTCCACACATGAAATTGAATACCCTCGAAAAACTCTATCTGTGCCTGAAGTACGAGCAACCCGAAATTTTGCTGGACGAAGAACTCCGACAGAAAGCGTATAGACCACTGGCCCGTATGCTGGAAATTTCGGCAGGCATTTGA